The proteins below come from a single Maylandia zebra isolate NMK-2024a linkage group LG23, Mzebra_GT3a, whole genome shotgun sequence genomic window:
- the LOC143414989 gene encoding uncharacterized protein LOC143414989 — translation MPHRDRMIPPRMDPAVSEERLRREVMDRVYRLCELWWEKLVEGLRRAVERRLQETLFKFPWLVDDLNPVVLDFLLSTLHPYSPPQAAHRPGQLVDSQPETPAPTSTRKRRSRRRRSSPQPHPWTSQEPAVVSSTDNFPFPSPSVFVSAVDELTTQVTSPWSDVATPPAASPSAAVPPPPFHLPAATILISFSLPAAEPCEPEQELGEPEELSVLEEPAPPAEELSELEEPAPPAEELSELVELSEPEGLSEPEEPAPPAEGLSEPEPEQFGVPEELSEPVEPALPPEELGGPERPAQPELEVGKSDGSSRLARPPRQLRPARQRPARQRPACHRPCTIPRRCSPELRHRHWIRGRPPGEQRRRRRTRDRLPEGQQRRHRHWIPGRLPGEQRRRRWTRGRPPEEQQRRHRHWIPGRPPGEQRRRYWTRDSPPEGQQCRRHWSCGRPPELFCCCCRTRGRPPERQCRRLWTRGRPPELFCYVDGPPETVLWRFFFLLLRCWMRGRSLGL, via the coding sequence ATGCCGCACCGTGACAGAATGATCCCGCCACGTATGGACCCAGCGGTCTCTGAGGAGAGGCTCAGGAGGGAGGTTATGGACAGGGTTTACAGACTCTGTGAGTTATGGTGGGAGAAGCTCGTGGAAGGCTTGCGTCGCGCCGTGGAGAGGCGGCTGCAGGAGACGCTTTTTAAATTTCCCTGGCTGGTTGACGACCTTAATCCTGTCGTCTTGGACTTCTTACTTTCCACCCTCCACCCCTACTCTCCTCCTCAGGCTGCTCACCGGCCCGGACAGCTGGTGGATTCACAGCCTGAGACGCCAGCCCCGACGTCTACACGAAAACGACGTTCGCGCCGCCGGCGTTCCTCACCGCAGCCACATCCATGGACATCTCAagagccggctgtggtgagtagtACGGACAATTTTCCATTTCCCtcaccatctgtgtttgtgtctgcagtggACGAGCTAACGACACAGGTAACGTCACCTTGGTCTGACGTCGCTACACCACCCGCTGCTTCACCATCTGCAGCTGTACCTCCGCCACCGTTTCATCTGCCTGCAGCCACCATcctgatttctttttcactgCCAGCTGCGGAGCCCTGCGAGCCGGAGCAGGAGCTCGgagagccggaggagctcagcgtgctggaggagcccgcaccgccagctgaggagctcagcgagctggaggagcccgcaccgccagctgaggagctcagcgagctggTGGAGCTCAGTGAGCCGGAGgggctcagcgagccggaggagcccgcaccgccagctgaggggctcagcgagccggagccGGAGCAGTTCGGcgtgccggaggagctcagcgagcctgTGGAGCCCGCGCTGCCACCGGAGGAGCTCGGAGGTCCGGAGAGACCCGCTCAGCCTGAACTGGAGGTCGGCAAGTCAGACGGATCATCGCGTCTAGCGCGCCCTCCACGCCAGCTACGCCCAGCGCGTCAGCGACCGGCGCGTCAGCGACCGGCGTGTCATCGGCCTTGTACCATACCTCGCCGTTGTTCACCGGAGCTGCGCCACCGCCACTGGATTCGGGGCAGGCCGCCTGGGGAGCAGCGCCGCCGTCGTCGGACCCGGGACAGGCTGCCGGAGGGGCAGCAGCGCCGCCACCGCCACTGGATCCCGGGCAGGCTGCCTGGGGAGCAGCGCCGCCGCCGTTGGACCCGGggcaggccgccggaggagcagcAGCGCCGCCACCGCCACTGGATCCCGGGCAGGCCGCCTGGGGAGCAGCGCCGCCGTTACTGGACCCGGGACTCGCCACCGGAGGGGCAGCAGTGCCGCCGCCACTGGAGCTGTGGCAGGCCCCCGGAactgttttgctgctgctgccggaCCCGTGGCCGTCCGCCGGAGCGGCAATGTCGCCGCCTTTGGACTCGAGGTAGGCCCCCTGAACTCTTTTGTTATGTTGATGGGCCACCTGAGACTGTTTTGtggcgttttttctttttgttgctccGCTGCTGGATGCGCGGTCGGTCTCTGGGACTGTGA